From the Flavobacterium galactosidilyticum genome, one window contains:
- a CDS encoding acyl-CoA thioesterase, producing MTSFTKQLSLRWSDLDPNFHVRHSAYYDFGAQHRIEILESLGLTMKVLQQQHFGPILFREECIFRKEIKLSDKIVLHTKISKMKPDASRWSIVHEFMNEENKLCAVITVDGAWMDTKLRKIADPTPEIAIQAISHFPKSEDFIRL from the coding sequence ATGACATCATTCACAAAACAATTATCCTTGCGTTGGTCTGACTTAGATCCAAATTTTCATGTTCGTCATAGTGCTTACTATGATTTTGGCGCACAACATCGTATAGAGATTTTAGAGAGCCTAGGATTGACAATGAAAGTTTTGCAACAACAACATTTTGGCCCCATATTATTTAGAGAAGAATGTATTTTTAGAAAAGAGATTAAACTTTCTGATAAGATTGTACTACATACTAAAATTTCTAAAATGAAACCGGACGCTTCCCGTTGGTCAATTGTACATGAATTCATGAACGAAGAAAACAAATTATGTGCAGTAATAACAGTTGATGGCGCATGGATGGACACCAAATTGCGAAAAATAGCAGATCCAACCCCTGAAATTGCTATACAGGCGATTAGCCATTTCCCTAAAAGCGAAGACTTTATTCGACTTTAA
- a CDS encoding DUF1398 domain-containing protein, translated as MFTIEQIKQAHDKVQTGADFPNYIKDLIKLGVRGYDTYVKDGQVSYFGVDDFSISATEKYPAIQITPTANKERFIEFLVIHQDGQTDYITFCNDAANCGIASWRVDIMEMTCTYFDSSGVPILIEKIPI; from the coding sequence ATGTTTACAATCGAGCAAATAAAGCAAGCACATGATAAAGTTCAAACAGGTGCCGATTTCCCAAATTACATAAAAGATCTTATTAAACTAGGCGTGCGCGGTTACGACACTTACGTGAAAGACGGCCAAGTATCGTATTTTGGCGTGGATGACTTTTCGATTAGCGCTACTGAAAAATATCCTGCCATACAGATAACTCCCACAGCAAATAAAGAACGCTTTATAGAATTTCTGGTAATTCATCAAGATGGACAAACTGATTATATCACATTTTGCAACGATGCTGCTAATTGCGGAATCGCATCTTGGCGCGTTGATATTATGGAAATGACTTGTACTTATTTTGACAGTTCGGGTGTGCCTATTTTAATTGAAAAGATACCAATTTAG
- a CDS encoding MFS transporter, translating to MSNTQVFKSWVPNWAIIAIIFFCLLHSMVLLGVYTSNVTYAASFLDVEPEDLQFSMIVTYATFLTTILVESRLFKFFPTKKYFLTIYSLSALTFILTAYIENFSIFIILRMAEGVLMALPCVPLRQFLISRFKSKHALIIGFTLNYSALFLATPFIMNIAVWLLENYDWKYMTYGSAFFQIVCVGLVMLTFKSHRFHRKIPLYQVDWSSFIFLITSLLSGAYFFVYGEKKYWFDSQQIVIALVVSLLTGGLFILRQMLVKRPTFDMRVFRYANLRTGLFISVFFYIARSTLNICHSTMFTVWNWEPSRVANVQYLNLVGNVVGMILAGIFLAKSVSSKYMFIIGFSLFAVFHLWFTFLFVPDVSLYDIAIPYMLQGVAVGIIFVPLVLFTVSAVPTHYGPFAGVVGVAGRFWGSIIGFAIIQNAGVFLQRNHYLKLSQFVLPESPETQTRVVQITQSFIAKGYADDNANKLAIKQIVSSVSKQSILLSNMEIFTFMGYAMLIIVVLLLVNQHLKQTFDIFRNRIWGN from the coding sequence ATGTCAAATACACAGGTCTTTAAATCTTGGGTTCCCAATTGGGCTATAATCGCTATTATATTTTTCTGTCTGTTGCATTCGATGGTTTTGTTGGGCGTTTACACTTCCAATGTGACGTATGCTGCCAGTTTTTTGGATGTGGAGCCAGAAGATTTACAGTTTTCAATGATTGTTACGTATGCTACTTTTTTGACAACTATATTGGTCGAAAGTAGATTGTTTAAGTTTTTTCCAACCAAAAAATATTTTCTGACAATATATAGTCTTTCTGCGCTAACATTCATCTTAACAGCTTACATCGAAAATTTTTCGATATTTATTATTCTTAGAATGGCTGAAGGCGTATTAATGGCATTGCCTTGTGTTCCTTTACGACAATTTCTGATTTCAAGATTCAAGTCAAAACACGCATTAATTATTGGTTTTACCCTTAATTATAGTGCTTTATTTTTGGCAACACCTTTTATAATGAATATTGCAGTTTGGCTTCTTGAAAATTACGATTGGAAATACATGACGTATGGTTCTGCATTTTTCCAAATCGTATGTGTGGGTTTAGTTATGCTTACTTTTAAAAGTCATCGTTTTCATAGAAAAATACCATTGTATCAGGTGGACTGGTCAAGTTTTATTTTTTTGATTACCTCACTTTTGTCAGGAGCTTATTTCTTTGTTTATGGCGAAAAAAAGTATTGGTTTGATTCCCAACAAATTGTAATAGCGCTTGTAGTTTCATTACTAACAGGCGGACTTTTTATCTTGAGACAAATGCTCGTCAAACGACCTACTTTTGACATGAGAGTATTTCGCTATGCCAATTTACGAACAGGATTATTTATATCGGTTTTCTTTTATATTGCGAGATCGACTTTAAATATTTGTCATAGTACGATGTTTACCGTTTGGAATTGGGAACCTTCTAGAGTGGCAAATGTGCAATATTTGAATTTGGTAGGTAATGTTGTAGGGATGATTTTGGCAGGAATATTTTTGGCTAAATCAGTTTCTTCAAAGTATATGTTTATTATTGGATTTTCTCTTTTTGCAGTGTTTCACTTATGGTTTACTTTCCTTTTTGTGCCTGATGTTTCATTGTATGATATTGCTATTCCGTATATGTTGCAAGGAGTTGCAGTTGGAATCATATTTGTGCCATTAGTGTTGTTTACAGTATCTGCTGTACCTACTCATTATGGGCCATTTGCAGGAGTTGTTGGAGTTGCAGGACGTTTTTGGGGGAGCATAATAGGTTTTGCTATTATTCAAAATGCGGGAGTATTTTTACAAAGAAACCATTATTTAAAGTTGAGTCAATTTGTTCTACCGGAGAGTCCCGAAACTCAAACGCGTGTAGTGCAAATCACCCAAAGTTTTATTGCCAAAGGATATGCTGACGATAACGCTAATAAATTAGCCATTAAGCAAATTGTGAGTTCCGTATCCAAACAATCGATTTTATTGTCCAACATGGAAATTTTTACGTTTATGGGTTACGCTATGCTTATTATTGTTGTTTTATTGTTGGTCAATCAGCATTTGAAACAAACATTTGATATTTTTAGAAATAGGATTTGGGGAAACTAG